A stretch of Bradyrhizobium diazoefficiens DNA encodes these proteins:
- a CDS encoding acetolactate synthase catalytic subunit, with translation MTEVTVAQRIAFALQRHGVKVIFGQSLPSAVILACEAIGIRQLAYRQENMGGAMADGFARVSGQIAVVAAQNGPAATLLVPPLAEAYKASVPIVALVQEVERNQLDRNAFQELDHFALFSSCAKSVRRVITADRIDDYVDAAFVAAGSGRPGPAVLLLPADLLRENAPASNRERRSSFGEWPIDRPRPSDAEVRAAAASIAAAKAPVVLAGGGAASPAAAAALAKLQDVAHLPVVTTNMGKGAVDETHPLSAGVLGALVGLRSLGKHTLPILQEADLVLLVGTRTNQNGTDSWRQVPATARVIHIDVDPQEIGRNYEATRLVGDAAATLEALCSVIEQVDLSRRRDSRSGLEKRIAAAWTSFENERSVFSGSTGSPIRPERVMHELQARLTPETIVVADASYSSMWVVGQLRSRTAGQRFITPRGLAGLGWGLPLAIGAKLARPASPVVALVGDGGFAHSWAELETVVRSNVPVVVIVLNNGILGFQKDAETVKFGGYTTACHFSPVDHAAIARACGCGGAVVSAPGDLGKALDLALAEQRPWLIEVVTDPSAHPPISLFDGTLDRALAAV, from the coding sequence GTGACCGAAGTAACAGTTGCGCAGCGTATTGCCTTCGCTTTGCAGCGTCACGGCGTGAAGGTGATCTTCGGCCAAAGCCTGCCGTCAGCCGTCATTCTTGCGTGCGAAGCGATCGGTATTCGGCAGCTCGCCTACCGACAGGAAAACATGGGCGGCGCGATGGCCGACGGCTTTGCGCGCGTGTCAGGTCAGATCGCCGTCGTTGCGGCTCAGAATGGGCCCGCGGCAACCTTGCTCGTCCCTCCTCTTGCCGAGGCCTACAAGGCGAGTGTTCCCATTGTTGCTCTGGTCCAGGAGGTCGAGCGCAACCAGCTCGACCGTAATGCATTCCAGGAACTCGATCATTTCGCGCTGTTCTCGTCCTGCGCCAAATCGGTGCGGCGCGTCATCACCGCGGATCGCATTGATGATTATGTTGATGCGGCCTTTGTCGCTGCCGGCAGCGGCCGGCCGGGGCCCGCTGTCCTGCTACTGCCGGCCGATCTGTTGCGCGAAAATGCGCCCGCTTCCAATCGTGAGCGCCGGTCGAGCTTTGGTGAATGGCCAATTGATCGGCCGCGCCCGAGCGATGCAGAGGTCCGAGCGGCTGCCGCATCAATTGCGGCGGCAAAGGCTCCCGTCGTTCTCGCTGGCGGCGGCGCCGCATCTCCGGCCGCGGCAGCTGCGCTGGCCAAGCTGCAGGACGTCGCGCATCTTCCGGTCGTCACCACGAATATGGGCAAAGGTGCTGTCGACGAAACGCACCCGCTCTCCGCCGGAGTCCTCGGCGCTCTGGTCGGTCTGCGCTCGCTCGGCAAGCATACTCTGCCGATCCTGCAGGAGGCGGATCTCGTTCTCCTGGTCGGTACGCGCACCAACCAGAATGGCACTGACAGCTGGCGACAAGTTCCTGCAACTGCGCGCGTCATCCATATCGATGTCGACCCCCAGGAGATCGGGCGAAATTATGAAGCGACGCGTCTTGTTGGCGATGCTGCGGCAACGCTGGAAGCGCTCTGCAGTGTGATCGAACAGGTTGACCTTTCAAGGCGTCGCGATAGCCGTTCGGGCTTGGAGAAGCGTATCGCCGCGGCCTGGACGAGCTTCGAAAACGAGCGCTCCGTGTTTTCGGGCAGCACTGGAAGTCCAATCCGGCCTGAGCGTGTGATGCACGAACTCCAGGCGCGCTTGACGCCGGAGACAATCGTTGTCGCCGACGCAAGCTACTCGTCGATGTGGGTGGTCGGTCAGCTTCGTAGCCGAACGGCGGGCCAGCGCTTCATCACGCCCCGCGGTTTGGCCGGACTTGGCTGGGGACTGCCACTTGCTATCGGCGCCAAGCTGGCGCGGCCAGCTAGCCCAGTTGTCGCCTTGGTCGGAGATGGCGGCTTTGCGCACAGTTGGGCCGAACTCGAAACCGTGGTCCGCAGCAATGTGCCCGTTGTCGTTATCGTGCTCAACAACGGTATTCTCGGCTTTCAGAAAGATGCGGAGACGGTGAAGTTCGGCGGCTACACGACAGCCTGCCATTTCTCACCTGTTGATCATGCTGCGATCGCGCGTGCGTGCGGATGTGGAGGCGCGGTGGTGTCAGCGCCCGGCGATCTGGGGAAGGCCCTCGACCTTGCGCTGGCAGAGCAGCGGCCATGGTTGATCGAGGTTGTGACCGATCCATCGGCTCATCCGCCCATCTCGCTTTTCGACGGGACGCTCGACCGTGCCCTCGCGGCTGTTTGA
- a CDS encoding aspartate aminotransferase family protein has translation MNRQAHDQSLTNSCIKYDATKNQVRQATALLKDSARRKFVRREMQFLEKSTIILLHQIPNSVTCQKSSQTGEEIVARGQAGSNTGTAFARAGQASKDSFARARLVFPDGTSRVTIERDPEPVYIERGSGSYVFDIDGRRFLDLNCNFTTLIHGHAFAPVVEALTDQLQRGSCFANPTRGEIELAELLCDRIPRVDRVRFVNTGTEAVLFAVKAARAFTGRAKIAKLEGAYHGAYDWVEVSQAATPDNWGDPASPNSAPFYRGMPQSVLDEVVVLRFNDIEGARRLLSLHARDLAAVVLDPMPSRGGLTAPKAEFIAAVQQAARDNGVLVIADEVLNLRQGFEGAAARYGLVPDLVTMGKIIGGGLPIGAIGGREDVMKVFDASAGRPLLPQGGTFSANPLSMIAGLASMRHLDHAAFAHLETLGNFVRDGISRAIEKRGVSLCVTGAASLFRIHPMARPPIDYRDAYPTPGGAALMKELTRFFAANGIILPYGAAAALSTPMTRADAEVVIEVFEGFLDNHQNELDGIEVQK, from the coding sequence ATGAACCGACAGGCACATGACCAAAGCCTGACAAATTCATGTATCAAATATGATGCAACAAAAAATCAGGTGCGGCAAGCGACCGCACTGCTGAAAGATTCGGCAAGACGTAAATTTGTGCGCCGCGAGATGCAGTTTCTCGAAAAGAGCACAATAATTTTGTTGCATCAAATACCAAACAGCGTTACTTGCCAGAAATCCAGTCAAACGGGTGAGGAAATCGTGGCGAGGGGTCAGGCAGGTTCGAATACGGGGACGGCATTTGCGCGTGCCGGGCAAGCCTCTAAAGACAGCTTTGCTCGGGCGCGGCTTGTTTTTCCCGACGGCACGTCGCGCGTCACCATCGAGCGGGACCCGGAGCCGGTCTACATCGAACGCGGCTCCGGCAGCTATGTGTTCGACATCGATGGAAGGCGTTTTCTGGATCTCAACTGCAACTTCACAACGCTGATCCACGGCCATGCATTCGCGCCTGTTGTCGAAGCCTTGACTGATCAGCTGCAGCGCGGCAGCTGCTTTGCAAATCCGACGCGCGGCGAAATCGAGCTGGCAGAGCTGCTTTGCGACCGGATTCCGCGAGTCGATCGGGTGCGTTTCGTCAACACCGGAACCGAGGCGGTCCTCTTCGCGGTCAAGGCTGCTCGGGCCTTCACCGGGCGGGCGAAAATCGCCAAGCTCGAGGGCGCCTATCATGGCGCCTATGATTGGGTTGAGGTGAGTCAGGCGGCGACGCCGGATAACTGGGGTGACCCTGCCTCCCCCAACTCTGCGCCTTTCTATCGCGGCATGCCTCAAAGTGTCCTCGACGAAGTTGTTGTGCTCCGCTTCAACGATATCGAGGGAGCGCGCCGGCTATTGTCGTTGCATGCGCGCGATCTCGCGGCCGTCGTGTTGGATCCCATGCCAAGCCGCGGCGGTCTGACTGCCCCGAAAGCGGAATTCATTGCCGCGGTTCAGCAGGCCGCGCGCGACAACGGCGTGCTGGTGATTGCTGATGAGGTTTTGAATCTCAGGCAGGGTTTCGAAGGGGCTGCCGCGCGCTATGGCCTCGTTCCGGACCTTGTCACCATGGGCAAGATTATCGGTGGCGGTCTGCCGATTGGCGCAATCGGCGGCCGCGAGGACGTGATGAAGGTGTTTGATGCCTCGGCGGGCCGGCCCCTGCTTCCGCAGGGGGGGACGTTCTCCGCCAATCCCCTGTCGATGATCGCTGGCCTTGCCTCGATGCGGCATCTGGACCATGCGGCCTTTGCTCATCTGGAGACGCTCGGCAACTTTGTACGAGACGGAATTAGCCGGGCTATCGAAAAGAGGGGAGTCTCGCTCTGTGTGACGGGCGCCGCCTCGCTGTTCCGTATTCATCCCATGGCGCGACCGCCAATCGACTATCGCGATGCCTATCCGACGCCCGGCGGAGCAGCCCTCATGAAGGAGCTTACGCGCTTCTTTGCCGCAAACGGCATCATCTTGCCCTATGGCGCCGCTGCCGCGCTCTCGACACCGATGACGCGCGCCGATGCTGAGGTCGTCATCGAGGTGTTCGAAGGCTTTCTCGACAATCATCAAAACGAGTTGGACGGCATTGAGGTGCAGAAGTGA
- the torT gene encoding TMAO reductase system periplasmic protein TorT: MCLSVHCRRMGTLMKKSCGLFLLSVALAFAIKVTPASAGDTKWYPFKMNDASADALKVIEYTPVEKAEKPHKICVLFPHMKDSFWVAVAYGITEQSKALGVNMNLYEAGGYDNLPKQLSQFDDCIASGADAIVIGAISTVGVAKQVLAAKAKGIPVIAVTNSFISPDLTAGVFVDLKSMASASANALLASVKTGETANVVTFPGPAGSGWAETMNKDFETVVAKNPNVKTLSSKFGDTGVAVQLQLVQDALQAYPSINYIWGTAPTAEAAIGALAEAGRSDIKIISTYENQAMLDALKRGDITAFTTQYPVIEGRVAIDEAVRILDKKPFIRLVQPIAGVIDKGTMGKMDMSTVLAPASWSPVYSVKQ, translated from the coding sequence ATGTGCCTGTCGGTTCATTGTCGAAGGATGGGGACATTGATGAAAAAGTCGTGCGGACTGTTCTTGCTTTCTGTTGCCCTCGCGTTCGCGATCAAGGTCACGCCCGCGTCCGCCGGGGACACAAAGTGGTATCCCTTCAAGATGAACGACGCCTCGGCCGATGCGCTGAAGGTCATTGAGTACACGCCGGTCGAAAAAGCCGAAAAACCTCACAAGATCTGCGTGCTGTTTCCGCACATGAAGGACAGCTTCTGGGTTGCTGTCGCCTACGGCATCACCGAGCAGTCAAAGGCGCTCGGCGTGAACATGAATCTGTACGAGGCCGGCGGATACGACAATCTGCCCAAGCAGCTGTCGCAGTTTGACGACTGCATTGCGAGCGGTGCGGACGCGATCGTGATCGGTGCGATCTCCACCGTCGGCGTTGCCAAGCAGGTCCTGGCCGCGAAAGCGAAGGGCATTCCTGTCATTGCGGTTACGAACAGCTTCATCTCGCCTGACCTGACTGCCGGCGTGTTTGTTGATCTTAAATCCATGGCGAGCGCCTCGGCCAATGCGCTGCTTGCGAGCGTCAAGACGGGCGAAACCGCAAACGTCGTGACGTTCCCGGGCCCTGCCGGTTCGGGTTGGGCAGAGACCATGAATAAGGATTTCGAGACTGTGGTCGCGAAGAATCCGAACGTGAAGACGCTCTCTTCCAAGTTCGGGGACACCGGTGTCGCGGTGCAGCTACAATTGGTTCAGGACGCACTGCAAGCCTATCCCTCCATCAATTACATCTGGGGGACCGCTCCGACCGCAGAAGCTGCCATCGGAGCGTTGGCTGAGGCGGGCCGCAGCGACATCAAGATCATCTCGACCTACGAGAACCAGGCCATGCTCGATGCGCTCAAGCGTGGAGACATTACCGCCTTTACGACTCAGTACCCGGTCATCGAGGGGCGCGTGGCTATCGACGAAGCCGTTCGCATCCTCGACAAGAAGCCCTTTATCCGCCTTGTGCAGCCGATCGCAGGCGTGATCGACAAGGGCACGATGGGTAAGATGGACATGTCGACGGTGCTGGCGCCGGCCAGCTGGAGCCCCGTGTACAGCGTCAAGCAGTAA
- a CDS encoding sugar ABC transporter ATP-binding protein, with protein MAKEEAFEPILVLRGITKRFQGITALRQVDFDVRTGEVHVLFGENGAGKSTLINVIAGTFQPDEGTCRFDGQDLSHLTPHRARGEGICAVFQEFSLAPNLTVVENVFLGREIRRGGILDLAAMRRRASRLIEELGFDLELDRQVGTLSRAHQQMVEIAKALLGEPRILILDEPTASLTEREAGRLFELVAALKARGVGIIYVSHRMREIRALADRITVLRDGQLVRTLEATGVQDFDLVELMTGRKIDGLFPTFDHKPGHVAVEVRGLSAAGGAVRDADFVARAGEITGIAGLVGCGKSELVRAIYGLEQIERGEIRLHEAGQDTFSPRHSLRRGVVYFPANRATEGLALARAVRENVSMSSLDVQAIARRGLLDKRNERSLVQQAVDRLKLRPPNLERPAGKLSGGNRQKVMLARGLMRDLSVFLFDEPTVGIDVGAKREVYEFMGRLLEAGAAVVLVSSELPEVLALSNRLYVMHHGRIVNELEGPEKTEQNVLASFFRRESSAATGPAS; from the coding sequence ATGGCAAAAGAGGAGGCTTTTGAGCCGATCTTGGTCCTTCGAGGGATCACCAAACGCTTCCAGGGCATCACCGCACTGCGGCAGGTTGATTTCGATGTCCGGACCGGCGAGGTCCATGTGCTCTTCGGTGAGAACGGCGCCGGCAAGTCAACGTTGATCAATGTCATCGCAGGTACGTTCCAGCCTGACGAGGGCACCTGCCGGTTTGATGGACAAGATCTCAGCCACCTCACCCCTCACCGCGCGCGCGGTGAGGGCATCTGCGCAGTGTTTCAGGAGTTCTCGCTCGCGCCGAACCTGACGGTGGTCGAGAACGTCTTCCTCGGCCGTGAAATCAGACGCGGGGGAATTCTCGACCTTGCGGCAATGCGCCGGCGCGCTTCTCGCCTCATTGAGGAGTTGGGCTTCGATCTTGAGCTCGACCGCCAGGTCGGAACGCTGTCGCGGGCACATCAACAAATGGTCGAAATTGCCAAGGCGCTGCTCGGAGAGCCAAGGATTCTCATCCTCGACGAGCCGACCGCATCCCTTACCGAGCGGGAAGCGGGGCGCCTTTTTGAGCTCGTGGCAGCACTCAAGGCACGAGGGGTCGGAATTATCTACGTATCGCATCGCATGCGGGAAATCCGAGCTCTCGCTGACCGCATCACCGTGCTTCGTGATGGCCAACTTGTGCGAACGCTTGAGGCGACCGGAGTCCAGGACTTCGACCTTGTTGAACTGATGACCGGTCGCAAGATCGACGGCTTGTTTCCGACCTTCGACCACAAACCGGGGCACGTTGCCGTCGAGGTACGAGGCTTATCGGCGGCGGGAGGTGCGGTCCGCGATGCGGACTTCGTGGCTCGCGCAGGCGAGATCACAGGCATCGCAGGCCTCGTCGGCTGCGGCAAGTCTGAGCTGGTGCGCGCCATCTACGGACTGGAACAGATTGAGCGCGGCGAGATTCGGCTTCATGAGGCGGGCCAGGACACGTTCTCGCCGAGGCACAGCCTTCGTCGTGGCGTTGTCTACTTCCCTGCCAATCGCGCAACGGAAGGATTGGCGCTCGCGCGTGCTGTCCGGGAGAACGTCTCGATGTCCAGTTTGGACGTTCAGGCGATCGCGCGACGAGGTCTTTTGGATAAGCGGAACGAGCGTTCGCTTGTCCAGCAGGCGGTTGATCGATTGAAACTGCGTCCTCCGAACCTTGAACGTCCTGCCGGCAAGCTTTCCGGCGGTAACCGGCAGAAGGTGATGCTAGCCCGGGGGTTGATGCGGGACCTTTCGGTCTTCTTGTTCGACGAGCCGACTGTCGGCATCGACGTGGGCGCCAAGCGCGAGGTCTACGAGTTCATGGGGCGCCTTCTCGAAGCGGGTGCCGCGGTCGTTCTGGTCTCGTCCGAACTTCCTGAGGTGCTGGCATTGTCCAACCGTCTCTATGTGATGCACCACGGGCGCATCGTGAATGAACTTGAGGGTCCTGAGAAGACTGAGCAGAACGTTCTCGCCAGCTTCTTCCGCCGGGAATCCAGTGCTGCGACAGGACCAGCGTCTTGA
- a CDS encoding ABC transporter permease, protein MTVEEARKHPSLQDGLMTFSRSISAIGILPVLLTVLILGMCILDPRFFGVANVTNILRNASVLTIVACGQALVLISGGFDLSVGAIVALASEIAAVTMRWAGTAFPEQNALVIALGVGAALGTGILVGLVNGICVAVLRISGFIATLGSMSVTLGIALIITNGIPVYGLPPSFITQFGRARWFELPSAAYVAIAILLVLAFVQHRTVLGRYLYAIGGNTEAAIVSGISTRRYQIAAYVISGLLAAVTGLLLTALVGSGQASFGGDLMMLQSIAAAVIGGVSLHGGVGRVGMVALSAIFLSILSNALNLLRVDSRIQPIFIGLILICAVALDEIRRRRTVHD, encoded by the coding sequence TTGACCGTTGAAGAAGCACGCAAGCACCCGTCTTTGCAGGATGGTCTGATGACATTTTCGCGCTCAATATCCGCCATCGGCATTCTGCCTGTCCTCCTGACGGTCTTGATTTTGGGGATGTGCATCCTCGATCCAAGGTTTTTCGGAGTTGCCAATGTAACGAACATTCTTCGAAACGCATCCGTGCTCACGATCGTCGCCTGCGGCCAGGCTCTCGTGCTTATCTCCGGCGGCTTCGATCTGTCGGTTGGGGCAATTGTTGCACTCGCCAGTGAAATTGCTGCCGTAACGATGCGCTGGGCGGGGACCGCGTTTCCCGAGCAGAATGCTCTTGTCATCGCGCTGGGTGTCGGCGCGGCACTTGGAACGGGAATTCTGGTGGGCCTCGTCAACGGAATTTGCGTAGCCGTGCTGCGCATATCCGGCTTCATCGCGACACTGGGCTCGATGTCGGTGACGCTTGGCATCGCCCTGATCATCACGAACGGCATTCCGGTGTATGGCCTGCCGCCGTCATTCATAACCCAGTTCGGCCGAGCACGCTGGTTCGAGCTTCCGAGCGCAGCCTATGTGGCGATTGCCATCCTGCTTGTGCTCGCGTTCGTCCAACACCGGACCGTCCTCGGGCGCTATCTCTACGCGATCGGCGGCAACACGGAGGCGGCGATCGTCTCCGGCATTTCGACGCGCCGCTATCAAATTGCCGCCTATGTGATATCGGGCCTGCTTGCCGCCGTGACCGGGCTACTCCTGACCGCACTTGTGGGATCGGGCCAAGCGAGCTTCGGCGGGGACCTCATGATGCTGCAATCAATCGCCGCTGCCGTGATCGGCGGGGTGAGCTTGCACGGAGGCGTGGGGCGCGTCGGGATGGTCGCGCTGAGCGCGATATTTCTGAGCATCCTATCCAATGCGCTCAACCTGTTACGCGTCGATTCCCGCATCCAGCCTATCTTTATCGGGTTGATCCTGATTTGTGCAGTTGCGCTCGACGAAATTCGGCGCCGGAGGACCGTCCATGACTGA
- a CDS encoding ABC transporter permease yields MRSTKFGAGGPSMTDREASMSAPSPAALARRIHFSLVQLLLPTGVVILFAGFALADSRVMSPANLINILQQTSFLFLFAMAQTIVIIGKGFDLSLGPTASMVSVGSALAMAALGSGHVGEPVIVIAGLVAGVALGALVGAFNGSVVGVLRVTPFVVTLGSFNIATGIATTLSGGHPVQGMPELFFQLLNTRTMLGLPAPVVIAIAAGLVVHFVLRRTVFGRGLYLIGTNARAAEVAGVPVRLILMSAYVLSSVLTALGAMILTARTGSGEPSIGGTLSLQSAAAAIVGGASFSGGCGSAGTALLGSLFIIVLSNGMNLVQISGYLQMIVLGVIVVAGVLLDRLRAQRN; encoded by the coding sequence TTGCGCTCGACGAAATTCGGCGCCGGAGGACCGTCCATGACTGATCGAGAGGCCAGCATGAGCGCTCCCTCACCTGCCGCGCTCGCGCGTCGCATCCATTTTTCGCTCGTGCAGCTGCTTTTGCCGACCGGCGTCGTCATCTTGTTCGCGGGTTTCGCCCTGGCAGATTCTCGGGTGATGTCGCCGGCCAATCTCATCAACATCCTGCAGCAGACGAGCTTCCTGTTTCTCTTCGCGATGGCACAGACCATCGTGATCATAGGGAAGGGTTTTGACCTCTCTCTTGGTCCGACTGCCTCGATGGTCAGTGTCGGGTCAGCGCTCGCGATGGCAGCTCTTGGGTCCGGCCATGTTGGCGAGCCGGTGATCGTGATCGCGGGCCTTGTTGCCGGCGTGGCGCTCGGAGCGCTGGTCGGGGCCTTCAACGGATCTGTTGTCGGCGTCTTACGCGTCACTCCTTTCGTGGTCACGCTGGGCAGCTTCAACATCGCGACAGGAATCGCCACGACTCTGTCGGGCGGTCATCCGGTTCAAGGCATGCCTGAACTGTTCTTCCAGCTTCTCAACACGAGGACGATGCTGGGCCTGCCGGCTCCCGTTGTGATCGCGATTGCCGCGGGCCTTGTTGTTCATTTCGTGTTGCGTCGAACCGTGTTCGGGCGCGGCCTTTACCTGATCGGCACGAATGCACGAGCTGCGGAGGTTGCAGGCGTTCCAGTCCGGCTCATCCTGATGTCGGCCTATGTCCTGAGCTCGGTTTTGACGGCGCTCGGAGCGATGATCTTGACCGCGCGAACGGGATCCGGCGAACCGAGCATTGGCGGCACCCTGTCGCTGCAATCGGCGGCCGCGGCCATTGTCGGTGGTGCGAGCTTCTCGGGCGGCTGCGGCAGTGCGGGTACGGCCCTCCTCGGCTCTCTTTTCATCATTGTCCTGTCGAATGGCATGAACCTCGTCCAGATCAGCGGCTACCTGCAGATGATCGTGCTCGGTGTCATCGTGGTTGCAGGCGTACTCCTCGATCGCCTTCGAGCGCAACGAAACTAA
- a CDS encoding hydantoinase/oxoprolinase family protein — MSYVITIDTGGTFTDAVIQDEAGRLTIGKALTTPKRAFEGMYGAISAAARLLDVTPEHVIRHAGRLIFGTTRATNAIVTRSTARTALFVTAGFPDILYLREGGKKDAHDYRTPFPEPYVPRRLTFEIKERINAEGGVETTLDEACVIAAARQLERLGIEAVGVCLLWSIVNPAHELRVAQLLKEHASSVAVTLSHEILPVPREYRRASATVLDASLKPVMQKFLEDMAADLERLGFSGDLLVSTTVGGCMEVAAAAHRPVHLTKSGPAMVPLAAREYARRVTANGDIIICDTGGTTFDVGLIRDGEVVRTRETWLGPRYTGELLALSSVDIRSVGAGGGSIAWVDDGGLLRVGPQSAGSVPGPACYPGGGKLPTVTDAAVVAGYIDPHLFLGGRMTLDAAAARTAVATVADRLSFSVEETALAILTIADETMISAIQDITVSEGVDPRGSVFVAGGGAAGLNIASVARALGCKTVLLPQTASALSACGMQFSDVVAEEAASGITSSDAFDETVVRRALSRAHAALETLRAGLKIPREAACSFEIAVDARYRAQIWELEVPLPGFSHEGELDATELAARFHKAHERTFGVDDPHGVVEFLTWKVRLRVALPRPAAQPIAGEERSALLKRQGAYFPGQGLIDTPFYDGPALRPDLEVAGPAIILEPTTTIVVPPNASACLSPTGSYLLKLER; from the coding sequence ATGTCTTATGTCATCACGATCGACACAGGAGGAACATTTACGGATGCGGTCATCCAGGACGAAGCTGGCCGGCTGACCATTGGGAAGGCATTGACGACACCCAAGCGCGCTTTTGAAGGCATGTATGGTGCGATCTCCGCAGCAGCCCGTCTGCTCGATGTGACGCCTGAGCACGTGATCCGTCATGCGGGTCGCCTCATTTTCGGGACGACCCGTGCGACCAACGCAATCGTAACGCGATCAACTGCGCGAACCGCCCTCTTCGTAACGGCGGGCTTTCCGGACATCCTCTACCTGAGAGAGGGCGGCAAGAAGGATGCGCACGACTATCGCACGCCTTTCCCTGAACCCTATGTGCCGCGTCGTCTGACCTTCGAAATCAAAGAGAGGATCAACGCGGAGGGCGGCGTTGAGACCACCCTCGACGAGGCTTGCGTCATCGCCGCCGCGCGGCAATTGGAGCGCTTAGGCATTGAGGCTGTGGGAGTTTGCCTTCTGTGGTCAATCGTCAATCCCGCGCATGAATTGCGCGTCGCGCAACTACTCAAAGAGCATGCTTCGTCAGTGGCTGTAACGCTGTCGCATGAGATCCTGCCAGTGCCGCGGGAGTATCGCCGTGCCTCGGCAACCGTCCTCGATGCATCGCTCAAGCCCGTGATGCAGAAGTTTCTGGAGGACATGGCAGCCGATCTTGAGCGTCTTGGCTTCTCAGGCGATCTGCTCGTTTCGACAACGGTGGGCGGATGCATGGAGGTCGCGGCGGCAGCTCACAGACCCGTACACCTCACCAAATCCGGACCAGCCATGGTGCCGCTCGCAGCTCGGGAATATGCCCGACGTGTGACGGCAAACGGCGACATCATCATTTGCGACACGGGCGGCACCACCTTCGACGTCGGCCTGATTCGTGATGGAGAGGTCGTTCGTACGCGCGAGACCTGGCTTGGGCCCAGGTACACCGGGGAACTGCTCGCTTTGTCCTCGGTAGATATTCGCAGTGTTGGCGCCGGAGGCGGCTCGATCGCGTGGGTGGATGACGGGGGACTCTTGCGTGTCGGTCCGCAGAGCGCCGGATCGGTACCAGGTCCGGCCTGCTATCCGGGGGGCGGCAAGCTGCCAACCGTCACGGATGCCGCAGTGGTCGCGGGCTACATCGATCCACACCTTTTCCTGGGCGGCCGGATGACTCTCGATGCTGCCGCGGCGCGGACTGCCGTGGCAACGGTTGCGGACCGGCTCTCGTTTTCTGTTGAGGAAACGGCGCTCGCGATCCTGACCATCGCCGACGAGACCATGATCTCCGCCATCCAGGACATCACGGTCTCCGAAGGCGTGGATCCACGGGGGAGTGTCTTCGTGGCAGGTGGCGGGGCTGCCGGCCTCAACATCGCCTCGGTGGCTCGGGCCCTTGGCTGCAAGACAGTCCTGCTCCCGCAGACTGCGAGCGCCTTGAGCGCCTGCGGCATGCAGTTCTCCGACGTGGTTGCGGAGGAGGCCGCGAGCGGCATCACGAGCTCCGACGCATTTGATGAAACCGTCGTCCGACGCGCGTTGTCGCGCGCCCATGCAGCGCTCGAGACGTTGCGGGCGGGTTTGAAGATCCCGCGTGAAGCGGCTTGCAGCTTCGAAATTGCGGTCGATGCGCGCTATCGCGCGCAAATCTGGGAGCTCGAGGTTCCCCTTCCGGGTTTTTCCCATGAGGGCGAACTCGACGCGACGGAGCTTGCAGCGCGCTTCCATAAGGCCCATGAGCGTACGTTCGGCGTCGACGACCCTCATGGCGTGGTCGAATTCCTGACCTGGAAAGTCAGATTGCGTGTTGCTCTGCCGCGTCCAGCTGCGCAGCCGATCGCGGGCGAGGAGCGCAGCGCCCTCCTCAAGCGGCAGGGCGCCTATTTCCCGGGGCAAGGGCTCATCGACACGCCGTTCTACGACGGCCCAGCCCTCAGGCCGGACCTGGAGGTCGCCGGTCCTGCGATTATCCTCGAGCCCACGACCACCATCGTCGTGCCGCCAAATGCATCCGCGTGCCTGTCTCCCACCGGCAGCTATCTTCTGAAGCTGGAAAGGTAA